From the Misgurnus anguillicaudatus chromosome 17, ASM2758022v2, whole genome shotgun sequence genome, one window contains:
- the wdr4 gene encoding tRNA (guanine-N(7)-)-methyltransferase non-catalytic subunit wdr4 isoform X2 has translation MAVVCSKGDWFVSSCSSTLFAINLKETRDLFVFDCAKAEKRPKEADGDDKSSGGGSEEKDSDKILAFAISASGKHVALTDDHKRLVLFSTEPSWHCISTRWVVRRCTSLVFTQTEDEVYVADKSGDVYSFSVLEPQKPGELKLGHLSMLLAVTLSPDDKYIITADRDEKIRISFRLQPYNIQAFCLGHKEFVSALLVPAGHPDWLLSGSGDGTMKIWHYETGRRLHSIDLKQHAISQKSDEDTEKRFAVSRIISSPNGRHIAVQCERQPSIQLFLVDAGTEVSLNPAETIDVPHAPWDITFDSESQLWVLLETEDVNVHLYRYSEQHWECGKETPELMRVTEALKDQWNVFKGSVGLESQFKHLYKVNFDNMASYLQKKQERLEQESKKRASANGSNPRKRSKTESDSVPQTTS, from the exons ATGGCGGTAGTGTGTTCAAAAGGAGACTGGTTTGTTTCAAGTTGTTCTAGTACTTTATTTGCAATAAACCTTAAAGAGACTAG agatttgtttgtgtttgactGCGCAAAAGCAGAGAAGAGACCAAAGGAAGCTGATGGCGATGATAAAAG TAGTGGAGGAGGATCAGAAGAGAAAGACAGTGATAAGATTCTTGCATTTGCTATCTCAGCGTCTGGGAAGCACGTCGCACTCACAGATGACCACAAGCGGCTGGTTCTCTTCAGTACCGAGCCATCGTGGCATTGCATTAGTACACG gTGGGTTGTGCGGAGATGCACATCTCTTGTATTCACTCAGACTGAAGATGAAGTCTATGTAGCTGATAAGTCAGGAGATGTGTATTCATTTTCTGTTCTGGAGCCACAAAAACCAGGAGAGCTGAAGCTGGGACATCTCTCCATGTTGTTGGCTGTG ACTCTCTCTCCAGATGATAAGTACATCATAACCGCAGACAGAGATGAAAAGATCAGAATAAGCTTCCGCCTCCAACCGTACAACATTCAGGCTTTCTGCCTAGGGCACAAAGA ATTCGTCAGTGCATTGCTTGTGCCTGCAGGACATCCTGACTGGCTTCTCTCTGGTTCAGGG GATGGGACAATGAAGATTTGGCATTATGAGACCGGTCGCCGGTTGCATAGCATTGATTTGAAGCAGCATGCCATTTCACAAAAATCTGATGAAGACACAGAAAAG AGGTTTGCTGTTAGCAGGATTATTAGCTCACCAAATGGGCGACACATAGCTGTCCAGTGTGAAAG GCAACCCTCGATTCAGCTTTTTTTGGTGGATGCTGGGACAGAGGTCTCCCTGAACCCTGCTGAGACGATCGATGTTCCTCATGCACCGTGGGACATCACCTTTGATTCAGAAAGCCAACTGTGGGTCTTACTGGAAACTGAAGACGTGAATGTGCACCTATATAGATACTCAGAACAACATTGGGAG TGTGGCAAAGAAACACCTGAACTGATGAGAGTCACTGAAGCATTAAAGGATCAGTGGAATGTCTTTAAAG GTTCAGTGGGACTGGAAAGTCAGTTTAAACACCTGTACAAGGTGAACTTTGACAAcatggcatcatatttacagaAGAAACAGGAAAGGCTTGAACAGGAAAGCAAAAAGAGAGCATCTGCAAATGGCTCTAATCCCAGAAAGAGAAGTAAAACAGAAAGTGACTCCGTGCCCCAGACCACCAGCTGA
- the pde9aa gene encoding high affinity cGMP-specific 3',5'-cyclic phosphodiesterase 9A isoform X2, translated as MSCSVRAAQHCTKSKPLQWGGGARVRNLPGSASRTKLKLSQKVDCPSPGHEMGSASSAYRMIYLDVDGRIQKVVFSRFCSPCDIKELLCTAIGLSRNTTISLLDSTGAMVSIDPTMPNNSERSPYKVVPITGGQLADKEELFQNVLTQVAEQFSRAFKINELKTEVTNRLAMLEKRVELEGMKVVEIEKCRSDIKKLREEMASRNNSSFPDDNKKLTPRRDVPSYPKYMLSQQTIDALRKPTFDVWLWESNEMLSCLEHMYHDLGLVKDFNINPITLKRWLLCIHDNYRNNPFHNFRHCFCVTQMMYSMICLCNLQEKFPQVDVLILMTAAVCHDLDHPGYNNTYQINARTELAVRYNDISPLENHHCAVAFQIFSQPDCNIFANFDPEAFKQIRQGTITLILATDMARHGEILDSFKQKVDNFDFTNEEHVTCLKMVLIKCCDISNEVRPMEVAEPWVDCLLEEYFMQSDREKAEGLPVAPFMDREKVTKPTAQIGFIKFVLIPMFETVMKLFPQIEEVMVQPLRESRDRYEELKQIDDAMNEIQKKKSENLTMGGKKKRDNIADNKNGH; from the exons ATGTCGTGTTCTGTACGGGCTGCGCAGCACTGCACGAAATCGAAACCACTCCAGTGGGGCGGAGGAGCGCGGGTTCGGAATCTGCCTGGGTCTGCCTCCAGAACGAAATTAAAACTTTCCCAAAAAGTCGACTGTCCGAG TCCAGGTCACGAGATGGGCAGCGCGTCTTCCGCCTATCGGATGATTTACCTGGACGTGGATGGACGGATTCAGAAG GTGGTGTTTAGTCGTTTCTGTAGTCCCTGTGACATTAAGGAGCTACTCTGTACGGCCATTGGCCTCTCCAG GAACACAACCATTTCTCTTCTGGACTCAACAGGAGCGATGGTCTCTATCGACCCCACAATGCCAAACAACTCTGAGAG GTCACCATACAAAGTGGTGCCAATAACTGGCGGACAACTTGCAG ATAAAGAAGAGCTTTTCCAGAATGTATTGACTCAGGTGGCAGAGCAATTCTCCAG GgcattcaaaataaatgaattgaAGACTGAGGTGACGAATCGTCTAGCCATGCTGGAGAAAAGAGTAGAAT TGGAGGGTATGAAGGTGGTGGAGATCGAGAAATGTCGCAGTGATATCAAGAAGCTGCGGGAGGAGATGGCCTCCAGGAACAACAG TAGTTTCCCAGATGACAACAAGAAATTAACTCCTCGCAGAGATGTGCCTTCATACCCAAAG TACATGCTTTCCCAACAAACCATAGATGCCCTCAGAAAACCCACCTTCGACGTCTGGCTGTGGGAATCCAACGAG ATGCTGAGCTGTCTGGAGCATATGTACCATGACCTGGGACTGGTAAAGGACTTTAATATAAACCCCATCACACTGAAAAGATGGCTG CTCTGCATCCACGACAATTACAGGAACAATCCTTTTCATAATTTCCGCCATTGCTTCTGCGTCACACAGATGATGTACAGCATGATCTGCCTCTGCAACCTACAG GAAAAGTTCCCACAAGTAGACGTTCTTATTTTGATGACAGCCGCCGTGTGTCACGACCTGGATCATCCCGGGTACAACAATAC GTATCAGATTAATGCGCGCACAGAGCTGGCTGTGAGATACAATGACATCTCTCCTCTGGAGAATCACCACTGCGCTGTGGCCTTCCAGATCTTCTCTCAGCCAGACTGCAACATCTTTGCCAACTTTGATCCTGAAGCCTTCAAACAGATTCGTCAG GGAACTATTACTTTGATACTGGCAACAGACATGGCTCGACATGGAGAGATACTGGACTCCTTTAAACAGAAAGTGGACAACTTTGACTTCACTAATGAGGAACATGTTACTTGT TTAAAGATGGTTCTGATTAAATGCTGTGACATCTCTAATGAAGTTCGGCCGATGGAGGTTGCCGAGCCTTGGGTGGACTGTTTGCTGGAAGAGTATTTCATGCAG AGCGATCGAGAGAAAGCAGAGGGTTTACCTGTCGCTCCTTTCATGGACAGAGAAAAAGTGACCAAGCCCACTGCTCAGATCGGCTTCATCAAGTTTGTCCTCATTCCCATGTTTGAGACAGTGATGAAG TTGTTTCCTCAGATTGAGGAGGTAATGGTACAGCCACTAAGAGAATCCCGGGACAGATATGAAGAGCTCAAACAGATAGATGACGCAATGAATGAG ATACAGAAGAAGAAGAGTGAAAACTTAACAATGGGAGGAAAAAAGAAACGAG aTAACATTGCAGACAATAAAAATGGACATTGA
- the wdr4 gene encoding tRNA (guanine-N(7)-)-methyltransferase non-catalytic subunit wdr4 isoform X1, with protein sequence MAVVCSKGDWFVSSCSSTLFAINLKETRDLFVFDCAKAEKRPKEADGDDKSSGGGSEEKDSDKILAFAISASGKHVALTDDHKRLVLFSTEPSWHCISTRWVVRRCTSLVFTQTEDEVYVADKSGDVYSFSVLEPQKPGELKLGHLSMLLAVTLSPDDKYIITADRDEKIRISFRLQPYNIQAFCLGHKEFVSALLVPAGHPDWLLSGSGDGTMKIWHYETGRRLHSIDLKQHAISQKSDEDTEKRFAVSRIISSPNGRHIAVQCERQPSIQLFLVDAGTEVSLNPAETIDVPHAPWDITFDSESQLWVLLETEDVNVHLYRYSEQHWELCGKETPELMRVTEALKDQWNVFKGSVGLESQFKHLYKVNFDNMASYLQKKQERLEQESKKRASANGSNPRKRSKTESDSVPQTTS encoded by the exons ATGGCGGTAGTGTGTTCAAAAGGAGACTGGTTTGTTTCAAGTTGTTCTAGTACTTTATTTGCAATAAACCTTAAAGAGACTAG agatttgtttgtgtttgactGCGCAAAAGCAGAGAAGAGACCAAAGGAAGCTGATGGCGATGATAAAAG TAGTGGAGGAGGATCAGAAGAGAAAGACAGTGATAAGATTCTTGCATTTGCTATCTCAGCGTCTGGGAAGCACGTCGCACTCACAGATGACCACAAGCGGCTGGTTCTCTTCAGTACCGAGCCATCGTGGCATTGCATTAGTACACG gTGGGTTGTGCGGAGATGCACATCTCTTGTATTCACTCAGACTGAAGATGAAGTCTATGTAGCTGATAAGTCAGGAGATGTGTATTCATTTTCTGTTCTGGAGCCACAAAAACCAGGAGAGCTGAAGCTGGGACATCTCTCCATGTTGTTGGCTGTG ACTCTCTCTCCAGATGATAAGTACATCATAACCGCAGACAGAGATGAAAAGATCAGAATAAGCTTCCGCCTCCAACCGTACAACATTCAGGCTTTCTGCCTAGGGCACAAAGA ATTCGTCAGTGCATTGCTTGTGCCTGCAGGACATCCTGACTGGCTTCTCTCTGGTTCAGGG GATGGGACAATGAAGATTTGGCATTATGAGACCGGTCGCCGGTTGCATAGCATTGATTTGAAGCAGCATGCCATTTCACAAAAATCTGATGAAGACACAGAAAAG AGGTTTGCTGTTAGCAGGATTATTAGCTCACCAAATGGGCGACACATAGCTGTCCAGTGTGAAAG GCAACCCTCGATTCAGCTTTTTTTGGTGGATGCTGGGACAGAGGTCTCCCTGAACCCTGCTGAGACGATCGATGTTCCTCATGCACCGTGGGACATCACCTTTGATTCAGAAAGCCAACTGTGGGTCTTACTGGAAACTGAAGACGTGAATGTGCACCTATATAGATACTCAGAACAACATTGGGAG CTGTGTGGCAAAGAAACACCTGAACTGATGAGAGTCACTGAAGCATTAAAGGATCAGTGGAATGTCTTTAAAG GTTCAGTGGGACTGGAAAGTCAGTTTAAACACCTGTACAAGGTGAACTTTGACAAcatggcatcatatttacagaAGAAACAGGAAAGGCTTGAACAGGAAAGCAAAAAGAGAGCATCTGCAAATGGCTCTAATCCCAGAAAGAGAAGTAAAACAGAAAGTGACTCCGTGCCCCAGACCACCAGCTGA
- the pde9aa gene encoding high affinity cGMP-specific 3',5'-cyclic phosphodiesterase 9A isoform X3 encodes MSCSVRAAQHCTKSKPLQWGGGARVRNLPGSASRTKLKLSQKVDCPSPGHEMGSASSAYRMIYLDVDGRIQKVVFSRFCSPCDIKELLCTAIGLSRNTTISLLDSTGAMVSIDPTMPNNSERSPYKVVPITGGQLADKEELFQNVLTQVAEQFSRAFKINELKTEVTNRLAMLEKRVELEGMKVVEIEKCRSDIKKLREEMASRNNSSFPDDNKKLTPRRDVPSYPKYHLSQETVEALRQPIFDVWQWEPNEMLSCLEHMYHDLGLVKDFNINPITLKRWLLCIHDNYRNNPFHNFRHCFCVTQMMYSMICLCNLQEKFPQVDVLILMTAAVCHDLDHPGYNNTYQINARTELAVRYNDISPLENHHCAVAFQIFSQPDCNIFANFDPEAFKQIRQGTITLILATDMARHGEILDSFKQKVDNFDFTNEEHVTCLKMVLIKCCDISNEVRPMEVAEPWVDCLLEEYFMQSDREKAEGLPVAPFMDREKVTKPTAQIGFIKFVLIPMFETVMKLFPQIEEVMVQPLRESRDRYEELKQIDDAMNEIQKKKSENLTMGGKKKRDNIADNKNGH; translated from the exons ATGTCGTGTTCTGTACGGGCTGCGCAGCACTGCACGAAATCGAAACCACTCCAGTGGGGCGGAGGAGCGCGGGTTCGGAATCTGCCTGGGTCTGCCTCCAGAACGAAATTAAAACTTTCCCAAAAAGTCGACTGTCCGAG TCCAGGTCACGAGATGGGCAGCGCGTCTTCCGCCTATCGGATGATTTACCTGGACGTGGATGGACGGATTCAGAAG GTGGTGTTTAGTCGTTTCTGTAGTCCCTGTGACATTAAGGAGCTACTCTGTACGGCCATTGGCCTCTCCAG GAACACAACCATTTCTCTTCTGGACTCAACAGGAGCGATGGTCTCTATCGACCCCACAATGCCAAACAACTCTGAGAG GTCACCATACAAAGTGGTGCCAATAACTGGCGGACAACTTGCAG ATAAAGAAGAGCTTTTCCAGAATGTATTGACTCAGGTGGCAGAGCAATTCTCCAG GgcattcaaaataaatgaattgaAGACTGAGGTGACGAATCGTCTAGCCATGCTGGAGAAAAGAGTAGAAT TGGAGGGTATGAAGGTGGTGGAGATCGAGAAATGTCGCAGTGATATCAAGAAGCTGCGGGAGGAGATGGCCTCCAGGAACAACAG TAGTTTCCCAGATGACAACAAGAAATTAACTCCTCGCAGAGATGTGCCTTCATACCCAAAG TATCACCTCTCCCAGGAGACAGTAGAAGCTTTGAGGCAGCCAATCTTCGATGTGTGGCAATGGGAACCTAATGAG ATGCTGAGCTGTCTGGAGCATATGTACCATGACCTGGGACTGGTAAAGGACTTTAATATAAACCCCATCACACTGAAAAGATGGCTG CTCTGCATCCACGACAATTACAGGAACAATCCTTTTCATAATTTCCGCCATTGCTTCTGCGTCACACAGATGATGTACAGCATGATCTGCCTCTGCAACCTACAG GAAAAGTTCCCACAAGTAGACGTTCTTATTTTGATGACAGCCGCCGTGTGTCACGACCTGGATCATCCCGGGTACAACAATAC GTATCAGATTAATGCGCGCACAGAGCTGGCTGTGAGATACAATGACATCTCTCCTCTGGAGAATCACCACTGCGCTGTGGCCTTCCAGATCTTCTCTCAGCCAGACTGCAACATCTTTGCCAACTTTGATCCTGAAGCCTTCAAACAGATTCGTCAG GGAACTATTACTTTGATACTGGCAACAGACATGGCTCGACATGGAGAGATACTGGACTCCTTTAAACAGAAAGTGGACAACTTTGACTTCACTAATGAGGAACATGTTACTTGT TTAAAGATGGTTCTGATTAAATGCTGTGACATCTCTAATGAAGTTCGGCCGATGGAGGTTGCCGAGCCTTGGGTGGACTGTTTGCTGGAAGAGTATTTCATGCAG AGCGATCGAGAGAAAGCAGAGGGTTTACCTGTCGCTCCTTTCATGGACAGAGAAAAAGTGACCAAGCCCACTGCTCAGATCGGCTTCATCAAGTTTGTCCTCATTCCCATGTTTGAGACAGTGATGAAG TTGTTTCCTCAGATTGAGGAGGTAATGGTACAGCCACTAAGAGAATCCCGGGACAGATATGAAGAGCTCAAACAGATAGATGACGCAATGAATGAG ATACAGAAGAAGAAGAGTGAAAACTTAACAATGGGAGGAAAAAAGAAACGAG aTAACATTGCAGACAATAAAAATGGACATTGA
- the pde9aa gene encoding high affinity cGMP-specific 3',5'-cyclic phosphodiesterase 9A isoform X1, with protein MSCSVRAAQHCTKSKPLQWGGGARVRNLPGSASRTKLKLSQKVDCPSPGHEMGSASSAYRMIYLDVDGRIQKVVFSRFCSPCDIKELLCTAIGLSRNTTISLLDSTGAMVSIDPTMPNNSERSPYKVVPITGGQLADKEELFQNVLTQVAEQFSRAFKINELKTEVTNRLAMLEKRVELEGMKVVEIEKCRSDIKKLREEMASRNNSSFPDDNKKLTPRRDVPSYPKYMLSQQTIDALRKPTFDVWLWESNEYHLSQETVEALRQPIFDVWQWEPNEMLSCLEHMYHDLGLVKDFNINPITLKRWLLCIHDNYRNNPFHNFRHCFCVTQMMYSMICLCNLQEKFPQVDVLILMTAAVCHDLDHPGYNNTYQINARTELAVRYNDISPLENHHCAVAFQIFSQPDCNIFANFDPEAFKQIRQGTITLILATDMARHGEILDSFKQKVDNFDFTNEEHVTCLKMVLIKCCDISNEVRPMEVAEPWVDCLLEEYFMQSDREKAEGLPVAPFMDREKVTKPTAQIGFIKFVLIPMFETVMKLFPQIEEVMVQPLRESRDRYEELKQIDDAMNEIQKKKSENLTMGGKKKRDNIADNKNGH; from the exons ATGTCGTGTTCTGTACGGGCTGCGCAGCACTGCACGAAATCGAAACCACTCCAGTGGGGCGGAGGAGCGCGGGTTCGGAATCTGCCTGGGTCTGCCTCCAGAACGAAATTAAAACTTTCCCAAAAAGTCGACTGTCCGAG TCCAGGTCACGAGATGGGCAGCGCGTCTTCCGCCTATCGGATGATTTACCTGGACGTGGATGGACGGATTCAGAAG GTGGTGTTTAGTCGTTTCTGTAGTCCCTGTGACATTAAGGAGCTACTCTGTACGGCCATTGGCCTCTCCAG GAACACAACCATTTCTCTTCTGGACTCAACAGGAGCGATGGTCTCTATCGACCCCACAATGCCAAACAACTCTGAGAG GTCACCATACAAAGTGGTGCCAATAACTGGCGGACAACTTGCAG ATAAAGAAGAGCTTTTCCAGAATGTATTGACTCAGGTGGCAGAGCAATTCTCCAG GgcattcaaaataaatgaattgaAGACTGAGGTGACGAATCGTCTAGCCATGCTGGAGAAAAGAGTAGAAT TGGAGGGTATGAAGGTGGTGGAGATCGAGAAATGTCGCAGTGATATCAAGAAGCTGCGGGAGGAGATGGCCTCCAGGAACAACAG TAGTTTCCCAGATGACAACAAGAAATTAACTCCTCGCAGAGATGTGCCTTCATACCCAAAG TACATGCTTTCCCAACAAACCATAGATGCCCTCAGAAAACCCACCTTCGACGTCTGGCTGTGGGAATCCAACGAG TATCACCTCTCCCAGGAGACAGTAGAAGCTTTGAGGCAGCCAATCTTCGATGTGTGGCAATGGGAACCTAATGAG ATGCTGAGCTGTCTGGAGCATATGTACCATGACCTGGGACTGGTAAAGGACTTTAATATAAACCCCATCACACTGAAAAGATGGCTG CTCTGCATCCACGACAATTACAGGAACAATCCTTTTCATAATTTCCGCCATTGCTTCTGCGTCACACAGATGATGTACAGCATGATCTGCCTCTGCAACCTACAG GAAAAGTTCCCACAAGTAGACGTTCTTATTTTGATGACAGCCGCCGTGTGTCACGACCTGGATCATCCCGGGTACAACAATAC GTATCAGATTAATGCGCGCACAGAGCTGGCTGTGAGATACAATGACATCTCTCCTCTGGAGAATCACCACTGCGCTGTGGCCTTCCAGATCTTCTCTCAGCCAGACTGCAACATCTTTGCCAACTTTGATCCTGAAGCCTTCAAACAGATTCGTCAG GGAACTATTACTTTGATACTGGCAACAGACATGGCTCGACATGGAGAGATACTGGACTCCTTTAAACAGAAAGTGGACAACTTTGACTTCACTAATGAGGAACATGTTACTTGT TTAAAGATGGTTCTGATTAAATGCTGTGACATCTCTAATGAAGTTCGGCCGATGGAGGTTGCCGAGCCTTGGGTGGACTGTTTGCTGGAAGAGTATTTCATGCAG AGCGATCGAGAGAAAGCAGAGGGTTTACCTGTCGCTCCTTTCATGGACAGAGAAAAAGTGACCAAGCCCACTGCTCAGATCGGCTTCATCAAGTTTGTCCTCATTCCCATGTTTGAGACAGTGATGAAG TTGTTTCCTCAGATTGAGGAGGTAATGGTACAGCCACTAAGAGAATCCCGGGACAGATATGAAGAGCTCAAACAGATAGATGACGCAATGAATGAG ATACAGAAGAAGAAGAGTGAAAACTTAACAATGGGAGGAAAAAAGAAACGAG aTAACATTGCAGACAATAAAAATGGACATTGA